Sequence from the bacterium genome:
CCTTTCCTTCCGGAAGAACCGCCGAAGAAATCTTCAAACCCGCCGAATCCCTCCATAAAAGTTCTGAGTGCTGAAGAGAGGTCAAAATCAAATCCGAATCCGCCGAAGCCTCCTGACCCGCCCTTTAAACCCTCATGGCCGAATCTGTCATATCTCTGCCTTTTTTCGGAGTTGCTTAATACTTCGTAGGCCTCTGCAGCTTCCTTAAACATCTCCTCTGCATCTTTATCACCGGGATTCCGATCCGGATGATACTGCATTGCCAGTTTACGATAGGCCTGCTTAATCTCAACAGTATCAGCGGTCTTTTCAACGCCCAGCACTTCGTAATAGTCTCTTTTTACCATTTCCACCAACTATCCTTCTACGCCTATTTACTGACAACTACCCTTGCATGCCGCAGGACTTCTCCGTTAAGCATGTACCCTTTTTCATACTCCTCAACTACCGTACCGGAAGGCACATCACTCTTTTCAACCTGCAACAAGGCTTCATGTTTCTCAACATCAAAGGGCTGTCCGACAGACTCAATAGGAGTAAGCCCGTATCTGGAAAACAGAGACATAAGCTTCTGGTGAATAAGTTCCACACCTTTTAACAGTTCGTGCTCCGCAGATTCTTTTTTTGAAGCTTCCAAAGAACGTTCAAAATCATCTACTACAGAAAGAATATCTCTTATAAGATCACGATTTGCGCTTTGAATAATGCGAGAAACTTCCCTCTCGGTACGTTTACGCATATTGTCAATTTCTGCTGTACGCCGCAGGAGTTGATCCTGCAGGGAATCAATCTCCTTTTGAGCTTGATATAACTTTTTTTTCAGCTCTGCTTCTTTATTCTTAGGTGCCCGTTTTTTGGACGATTTTTGTTTTTTTTCTGTTTTTAAAAATTCTCCTGCAGAGGCTTTTTCTTTTGACTTTTTTGAATTTGCCATATATCCGAACAACTGCTCCTTAACTTTATCTCAACAAAAAGACTGACTCATTGTTTTCGCTACATAATTCACAAGAGGAACTATTTTATCGTATCTCATTCTTATAGGGCCCACAACGCCGAGAGTACCAACATCTCTTCCCCTGCGGTAACTTGCAGCAACAACAGCAAAGGACTTCAGGTCCATCTTTTCATTTTCATTGCCTATTGTAACTTCTACATCCCGGACTTTACGGTTAAATATTCGAACAAGCCGGCTCTTGTCATCAATCAGAGATAAGAGAGGTTCAATTGTGTTAATAGATGAAAATTCAGGCTGCTTTAAGATATTCCTTGTGCCGGAATAGTGGACTTCCATCGGCTCTGAAAAATCAAACAGTTCTTCTGCATGGCCTGAAATTTTTTCAATAACAACACGGCAGCAGGGTTTTGCATCTCTTACTCTCTCTTTTATAGTATTTCGAATTTCCTCAAGAGTAAGGCTGCTTAATCTCTCATTCAAAACCGAACTCGCCTTAATCAGATCTTCATCATTTAACTTCGAATCAACTTCAAGAACCACTGTTTTCACAAGACGGCTCTTTACATGAATCACAGCAAGAATCTTACCGGCAGTTAGGTTAATCAACTCAAGATGATCAAAAACCCCCCAGGAAAGCCACGGAGTTAAAACAACACTCAGCTCTTCTGATATTTTCCCTAATATTTTCGATGTTTCATCGAGAATACTGCTCATACTTGAACCGCTGCTTTTTATAGTCTCTTTTACTGCCCTTCTCTCATCAGTAGAAAGCCCTTCTGAGCTCATGAGGCTATTAACATAAAAACGGTACGCTTTTTCAGTAGGAGTGCGTCCTGCTGAAATATGAGGCTGATTCAGATATCCCATTTCTTCAAGGTTTGCCATTTCATTTCTTATTGTGGCAGAACTTGAATTCAGCCTGTACGTTTTGACAAGATGCTTTGATCCCACCGGATAAGCAGTTTCAATATACTGCTGAATAATACACCGGAGGATATCTTTTTGCCTGTTATTTAATTTATGCATAAAATCAAACTGTTTTTAGTCCATAAGCCCAAACAAAACAAAGTATAATAAAGGTAATGATTTTTGTATATTCTGTCAAGACAAAAATAAAACGGATTTAAAGGGCATTAACAATTAAAAACAGCGATACTATAAAAATGTCAGCGCCTCAATTCAGGCACTGAATTACGGATTGTTTTCTCCGAATATTTTCTTTACCGCTTTCAAATATTTTGTTTTGCCTGCAGCTTCAGAAGAATATAGTGATCAGCCGTACATCTCAATATTGAGCCATTATTTATTAAAAATAATGGATTCAATCCACCGGCCGAATTCTTTCCACGGTACAGCCTTTATACCCATGGGAAGCAACTTTATTTCATCAACCGTACAAACTAGTATTCCAGGCTCACAGATATCTCCCGCAATACGCCTGAAATTATTCAATGAAGCTGTATGCTTCGGAACAGGAGTAGCAGTCTGTTTAATTTCAACCGGGTAAACTCGGCCGTTGAGCATTAAAATCAGGTCTACTTCCATACCATCATGGGATCGCCAAAAATATAGATCAGTTGGCTGCCCAAGTGTAACCAGACGTTTTAATGTATCAATAACAACCCAGCCCTCAAAGAATTGGCCGCCCATTGAACCATGCCAAAGGCCCTGAGAAGAAGGCTGTCTCGTAAAATACGAAGTGACGGCAGAATCCATAAAATAGATTTTGGGAGTTTTGATGAGCCGTTTTCCAAAATTCCGATAAAATGGTTTTAATAGATAAATCATATACGAAGCATTTAAAATATTAAGCCATTTCCTGCAGCCCGGCACACTCAGTCCGATTGAACGGCTGAGATCCGACAAATTGAGTTCCTGTCCGTGCCTCGCTGCAAGAAGCCCGATAAACTGTTCAAATTGCCCTAAATCCCGAATGCTCTGCAATTGACGAATGTCTCTTTCTACATAGGATCGTATATAGCTTGAGATCCACAGGTATCTCTGCTCCGGATGAAGAACAAGTTCGGGATATCCTCCGTTCCAGATAATATCCTGAATTTTATGATCAGGATGAACAGTAAAATATTCATCACTGTAAAATGTCAACAGATCGAAAATTGCAATACGCCCTGCTAAAGAATCACTGACATTTTTCATGATCTGAAACTGCTGTGAACCACTCATCAGGAATCTTCCGCTGCGAGTTCTTTCAGAATCTATACGCATTTTCAACCAGGAAAAAAGCTGCGGTACATACTGAATTTCATCAAGTATAACAGGTTTTCCGGAAAACTGATCAAGGAAACCATTCGGATCTTCACTTGCAAATTGTCTTTCAAGGGGATCGTCGAAACTTACATAGTTACATATTTCCCCATATTCTTCTTTCAGGAAAGTAGTCTTTCCTGACTGACGCGGCCCTGTAATAAGGACAGCGGGGAATGTTCGGAGAGCTTGATCAACTATTTTTTTTATTGGGCGATCTATATACATGTGACAAATTTAAACAATTAGTTTCAATTTGTCAATTAATTTTTCATTTATTTAGTAATTTCACCCTTTCGTTGTTATTCTTGAATTAGAATTCAAGATGATGAAAGCTTGAATCAAGGGGCTGTATCAAAAGTCCCAACCCTGTCATTGCGATTCCGGCTTGCCGGAAGAAGCATTCTCTTCAATTCGTGCTCAACTCCTGAGACTGCTATGTCGCTTCGCTCCTCGTAATGACTTCAAATCGACTTTTGATACAGCCCCTATAAATATCCATTCTTTTCCGATATCCGCCTTTTTAGGAATCTAAAGTATTAAGTTGCTTCACCCATAACTTTGATAATCAGCCTCTTTTTCCTCATCCCGTCGAACTCGGCATAAAAAATCTGCTGCCACGGGCCGAAATCAAGCTTTCCGTCTGTAACAGGAACAACAACCTGGTGGTGAACAAGAAGGCTTTTTAAATGAGCATCTCCGTTTGTCTCTCCTGTTCTGTGATGCATGTAGTCAGGCTTAAAGGGTGCAAGAGCTTCCAGCCAGGCATCAATATCCTGCCACAGGCCAGGCTCATGGTCATTGACAAAAACACCTGCTGTAATGTGCATTGCAGAGACAAGAACCATGCCTTCATCTATTCCGGACTCGTCTACAACTCTCTGCACATCGTCAGTAATATTGATAAGCTCCCTCTTTTTTGATGTATTAAACCACAGATATTCCGTTTTGAATTTCATCTCAATCCTTCCTTATTATTTTTTCCCCGGCTCCTTATGCCACATCAGCGAGATACTTTTCAGTTACCTTAACAATGTGCTTATGTATATCAGGAGATCCGGCAACTATATTCCCCGCTGACAAATCAATCCCGCCCTTAAAATCAGTAACAACACCACCGGCCTCTTTTACAAGAAGCGATCCTGCAGCAATATCCCACGGCTTAAGCTGAATTTCCCAGAAAGCTTCAAACCTGCCGCACGCAGTGTATGCAAGGTCAATTGCAGCAGCACCCATACGCCTTACACCTGCAGAACCGGTTAATATTTCACGGAACGACTCAAGATACGGCTTGATAAGATGCCTTGAACGCCAGGGAAAGCCTGTTGCAATCATTGAATCTGCAAAATCTTTTTGTTTAGATACATTTATCTTTTTGCCGTTAAGGAATGCACCCCTTCCCTTTTCAGCCCAGAACAGCTCTTCTGTTGCAGGAGAATATACAACCCCTATAATCATATCCGCATCTTTCATAAGCCCTATCGAAACTCCGAATACCGGAATTGAATGCACGTAATTTGCAGTACCGTCAAGAGGGTCAATAATCCACTGGTATGAAGATTCAGCTCTGTCCAGGCCTGACTCCTCTGCAACTATTTGATGATACGGAAAAGATTTTTTTATAATTCTGATGACTGCCTGTTCGGATTCGCGGTCTATTTCAGTTACATAATCCCCAATACCCTTCTTCTCAATTCGGCGCATATCGGGGTTCTTTAATCCCTCCATCAGAATACGTCCGGACTCTTTTGCAGCGGTAATTGCACAATCCAACATCATATTTTCCTTATTTATTGATAATCCCCTGTAAGAGTGAACCCTGCCCATGCAGCAGGATGGCTGTTTACCATTTTCTTTACAATCAGCTGTGCATTTCGCAAGGCACCTGCTTTGGATTGTCCTTTACTGAGTGCTCTGTAAAAACGTTTTACAAGTACTGCGGTTTCAAGATCACTTACTTTCCACAAACTGCTTACAAGGGAAGATGCACCGGCAAAAATAAAACTTCTCGTAAATCCAATAATTTCATCCCCGGGGGAGACCTTGCTCATACCTGTCTCACATCCGCTTAAAGTTACAAGGTCTGCTTTTACCTTCAACCCGAAGATCTCCTTTGCTTCTAATAATCCGTCAAATTTCTT
This genomic interval carries:
- a CDS encoding YjbQ family protein, with translation MKFKTEYLWFNTSKKRELINITDDVQRVVDESGIDEGMVLVSAMHITAGVFVNDHEPGLWQDIDAWLEALAPFKPDYMHHRTGETNGDAHLKSLLVHHQVVVPVTDGKLDFGPWQQIFYAEFDGMRKKRLIIKVMGEAT
- a CDS encoding inositol monophosphatase, which codes for MGRVHSYRGLSINKENMMLDCAITAAKESGRILMEGLKNPDMRRIEKKGIGDYVTEIDRESEQAVIRIIKKSFPYHQIVAEESGLDRAESSYQWIIDPLDGTANYVHSIPVFGVSIGLMKDADMIIGVVYSPATEELFWAEKGRGAFLNGKKINVSKQKDFADSMIATGFPWRSRHLIKPYLESFREILTGSAGVRRMGAAAIDLAYTACGRFEAFWEIQLKPWDIAAGSLLVKEAGGVVTDFKGGIDLSAGNIVAGSPDIHKHIVKVTEKYLADVA
- a CDS encoding nucleotide exchange factor GrpE; the protein is MANSKKSKEKASAGEFLKTEKKQKSSKKRAPKNKEAELKKKLYQAQKEIDSLQDQLLRRTAEIDNMRKRTEREVSRIIQSANRDLIRDILSVVDDFERSLEASKKESAEHELLKGVELIHQKLMSLFSRYGLTPIESVGQPFDVEKHEALLQVEKSDVPSGTVVEEYEKGYMLNGEVLRHARVVVSK
- the hrcA gene encoding heat-inducible transcription repressor HrcA codes for the protein MHKLNNRQKDILRCIIQQYIETAYPVGSKHLVKTYRLNSSSATIRNEMANLEEMGYLNQPHISAGRTPTEKAYRFYVNSLMSSEGLSTDERRAVKETIKSSGSSMSSILDETSKILGKISEELSVVLTPWLSWGVFDHLELINLTAGKILAVIHVKSRLVKTVVLEVDSKLNDEDLIKASSVLNERLSSLTLEEIRNTIKERVRDAKPCCRVVIEKISGHAEELFDFSEPMEVHYSGTRNILKQPEFSSINTIEPLLSLIDDKSRLVRIFNRKVRDVEVTIGNENEKMDLKSFAVVAASYRRGRDVGTLGVVGPIRMRYDKIVPLVNYVAKTMSQSFC
- a CDS encoding ATP-binding protein; protein product: MYIDRPIKKIVDQALRTFPAVLITGPRQSGKTTFLKEEYGEICNYVSFDDPLERQFASEDPNGFLDQFSGKPVILDEIQYVPQLFSWLKMRIDSERTRSGRFLMSGSQQFQIMKNVSDSLAGRIAIFDLLTFYSDEYFTVHPDHKIQDIIWNGGYPELVLHPEQRYLWISSYIRSYVERDIRQLQSIRDLGQFEQFIGLLAARHGQELNLSDLSRSIGLSVPGCRKWLNILNASYMIYLLKPFYRNFGKRLIKTPKIYFMDSAVTSYFTRQPSSQGLWHGSMGGQFFEGWVVIDTLKRLVTLGQPTDLYFWRSHDGMEVDLILMLNGRVYPVEIKQTATPVPKHTASLNNFRRIAGDICEPGILVCTVDEIKLLPMGIKAVPWKEFGRWIESIIFNK